A genome region from Phoenix dactylifera cultivar Barhee BC4 chromosome 18, palm_55x_up_171113_PBpolish2nd_filt_p, whole genome shotgun sequence includes the following:
- the LOC103698332 gene encoding transcription factor MYB3R-5-like isoform X5 produces the protein MVEEVKTEHGKDDRTQEVSLPSCSPDSESSCETTPKAIPGRTNGPTRRSMKGGWTDKEDDILVKAVKQLNRKNWKRIAELFPGRSDVQCLHRWQKVLNPELVKGAWTKEEDDCIVELVAKHGSKKWSVIAKSLPGRIGKQCRERWHNHLNPAIKKDAWTPEEEVTLMHSHQIYGNKWAEIAKFLPGR, from the exons ATGGTGGAAGAAGTGAAGACGGAACACGGGAAGGATGATAGGACTCAGGAAGTTTCTCTGCCGTCGTGTTCTCCAGATTCAGAGAGCAGCTGCGAGACGACACCTAAGGCTATTCCTGg GAGAACAAATGGTCCTACTAGGAGATCAATGAAGGGAGGCTGGACAGACAAGGAG GATGATATTTTGGTTAAAGCTGTTAAACAATTGAACAGGAAAAATTGGAAGAGAATAG CTGAACTTTTTCCTGGCAGGTCAGATGTTCAGTGCCTGCATCGTTGGCAGAAGGTTCTCAATCCCGAGCTAGTTAAAGGAGCTTGGACCAAAGAG GAAGATGACTGTATAGTTGAGCTAGTCGCAAAGCATGGTTCTAAGAAGTGGTCTGTCATTGCAAAGTCTTTGCCAGGCCGCATAGGCAAGCAATGTCGAGAGAG GTGGCACAACCACTTGAACCCTGCAATAAAAAAGGATGCATGGACACCAGAGGAAGAAGTGACTTTAATGCATTCCCACCAAATATATGGAAACAAATGGGCTGAAATAGCCAAGTTTTTACCTGGAAG ATAA
- the LOC103698360 gene encoding elicitor-responsive protein 3-like isoform X2: protein MVQGTLEVLLVGAKGLDDSDFLSKMDPYAILICRTQEQRSSIASGAGSDPEWNETFVFTLTDHVSELSIKLMDSDSVSNDDFVGEAKILLEPLFMEGSLPPTAYNVVKDQEYRGEIKVGLTFTLTQ from the exons atgGTCCAAGGGACGCTGGAGGTGCTTCTCGTCGGGGCGAAAGGTCTCGACGACTCCGATTTCCTCA GCAAAATGGATCCTTATGCTATCCTCATATGTCGCACACAGGAGCAGAGAAGCAGTATTGCATCAG GTGCTGGGAGTGATCCTGAATGGAATGAGACCTTTGTATTCACTCTCACTGACCATGTTTCGGAGCTCAGTATCAAGCTCATGGACAGTGATTCTGTTTCAAATGATGATTTTGTGGGAGAAGCAAA gattcttcttgaacCTCTGTTTATGGAAGGAAGCCTTCCGCCAACTGCTTATAATGTGGTCAAGGATCAGGAATATCGTGGAGAAATCAAAGTCGGTCTCACCTTCACTCTGACG CAATAA
- the LOC103698360 gene encoding elicitor-responsive protein 3-like isoform X1 — protein sequence MVQGTLEVLLVGAKGLDDSDFLSKMDPYAILICRTQEQRSSIASGAGSDPEWNETFVFTLTDHVSELSIKLMDSDSVSNDDFVGEAKILLEPLFMEGSLPPTAYNVVKDQEYRGEIKVGLTFTLTESCREHGCCEEENYGGWRESS from the exons atgGTCCAAGGGACGCTGGAGGTGCTTCTCGTCGGGGCGAAAGGTCTCGACGACTCCGATTTCCTCA GCAAAATGGATCCTTATGCTATCCTCATATGTCGCACACAGGAGCAGAGAAGCAGTATTGCATCAG GTGCTGGGAGTGATCCTGAATGGAATGAGACCTTTGTATTCACTCTCACTGACCATGTTTCGGAGCTCAGTATCAAGCTCATGGACAGTGATTCTGTTTCAAATGATGATTTTGTGGGAGAAGCAAA gattcttcttgaacCTCTGTTTATGGAAGGAAGCCTTCCGCCAACTGCTTATAATGTGGTCAAGGATCAGGAATATCGTGGAGAAATCAAAGTCGGTCTCACCTTCACTCTGACG GAGAGTTGTCGTGAGCACGGCTGCTGTGAAGAAGAAAATTACGGTGGATGGAGAGAATCTTCCTGA